The following proteins are co-located in the Imtechella halotolerans genome:
- the gdhA gene encoding NADP-specific glutamate dehydrogenase — MEEKINSFLELVKQRNGHEPEFLQAVKEVAETVIPFIENNKKYQNKMLLERMVEPERVVMFRVSWLDDQGQIQVNRGYRIQMNSAIGPYKGGLRFHPSVNLSILKFLAFEQVFKNSLTTLPLGGGKGGSDFDPKGKSDNEIMRFCQSFMTELSRHIGDNTDVPAGDIGVGAREIGFLFGQYKRLRNEFTGVLTGKGLPYGGSLIRPEATGYGTVYFAQSMLKTKGDSFAGKKVAISGSGNVAQYAAEKAIEFGAKVVTMSDSSGYIFDVDGISEEKLAFVMELKNERRGRISEYVDKFPSAVYIEGKRPWEVSCDVALPCATQNELNGDEAVILVSNGCICVSEGANMPSTPEAIEVFQKSKILFAPGKASNAGGVATSGLEMSQNSLRLNWTAQEVDEKLKGIMSNIHQACISYGTQSDGYVDYVKGANIAGFVKVADAMLAQGVV; from the coding sequence ATGGAAGAAAAAATCAATTCGTTTCTGGAGCTGGTAAAGCAAAGAAATGGACATGAACCCGAATTTTTACAGGCAGTAAAGGAAGTAGCTGAAACTGTAATCCCTTTTATTGAGAACAATAAAAAGTATCAAAACAAAATGTTACTAGAGCGTATGGTTGAACCAGAACGAGTGGTAATGTTTAGAGTATCTTGGTTAGATGACCAAGGTCAAATCCAAGTTAATAGAGGTTATCGTATCCAGATGAATTCGGCCATTGGTCCGTATAAAGGAGGACTACGATTTCATCCTTCGGTTAACCTTAGTATTTTAAAATTTCTTGCCTTTGAGCAGGTCTTTAAAAATAGCCTCACTACATTGCCTTTAGGTGGAGGTAAGGGAGGCTCAGATTTTGATCCAAAAGGGAAGTCCGATAATGAGATTATGCGTTTTTGTCAAAGCTTCATGACTGAACTTTCAAGACATATAGGGGATAATACAGATGTCCCTGCAGGAGACATAGGAGTAGGAGCTCGAGAGATTGGATTTTTGTTTGGTCAATATAAGCGTTTAAGAAACGAGTTTACTGGAGTACTTACAGGTAAGGGGTTACCTTATGGAGGGTCTCTGATTCGTCCCGAAGCTACAGGATATGGAACTGTGTATTTTGCTCAAAGTATGTTAAAAACTAAGGGCGATAGTTTTGCAGGAAAGAAAGTTGCGATTTCTGGATCTGGAAATGTGGCTCAATATGCAGCTGAAAAGGCTATTGAATTTGGAGCAAAGGTTGTTACTATGTCTGATTCCTCAGGTTATATTTTTGATGTAGATGGAATATCGGAAGAAAAACTAGCATTTGTAATGGAGCTTAAAAATGAACGTAGAGGGCGTATTAGTGAATATGTTGATAAGTTTCCAAGTGCTGTTTATATAGAAGGTAAGCGACCTTGGGAGGTCTCATGTGATGTTGCTTTACCATGCGCCACTCAAAATGAATTAAATGGAGATGAAGCAGTAATACTGGTTTCAAATGGTTGTATTTGCGTGTCAGAAGGTGCGAACATGCCATCTACTCCTGAAGCTATTGAAGTGTTCCAAAAATCGAAAATATTGTTTGCGCCTGGCAAGGCGTCAAATGCTGGTGGAGTGGCCACTTCGGGATTAGAAATGTCACAAAATTCATTACGTCTTAATTGGACCGCGCAAGAGGTGGATGAAAAATTGAAAGGAATTATGAGTAATATACATCAGGCATGCATTTCTTATGGTACTCAGTCAGATGGTTATGTAGATTATGTTAAAGGGGCCAATATCGCTGGTTTTGTAAAAGTTGCTGATGCAATGCTTGCCCAAGGCGTAGTATAG
- a CDS encoding sensor histidine kinase — MLKDNHPFYFDIAALINLGSWYICLETNMVFWDDIVRLIHEAPKDYTPNISKGISFFTPEFQEIAHKSLEACAKEGIPFDLEMQIITFNNRKLWIRSTAKPVIENNKIVGIKGVFQDIDETKKRELELQQSVLVIEAQNKQLLDFAHIVSHNLRSHSSNLEMVIDVLETVKNNSDREHILENLHDISRKLSETINNLNDVVTIKTALNDKLKPIDLEQHLLNVCGSIGEIIKRENATITHDFTIGKNIKHIPAYIDSILLNLLTNAIKYKHPKRHPIIHVFTTVVDNKLQLHVKDNGSGIDLDLHGNKLFGMYKTFHDHPDANGIGLFITKNQVEALGGNILIKSTPGIGSTFTIAF, encoded by the coding sequence ATGTTAAAAGATAATCATCCTTTTTACTTTGATATAGCTGCACTCATAAACTTGGGTAGCTGGTACATATGCTTGGAGACGAACATGGTGTTCTGGGATGATATTGTACGATTGATCCACGAAGCCCCTAAAGATTATACTCCAAATATTTCTAAAGGTATTTCTTTTTTTACCCCTGAATTTCAAGAGATAGCTCATAAGTCGCTGGAAGCCTGTGCCAAAGAAGGTATTCCTTTTGATTTAGAGATGCAAATTATAACTTTTAATAACCGTAAACTCTGGATTCGTTCAACCGCCAAACCAGTAATTGAAAACAATAAAATTGTTGGTATAAAAGGTGTATTTCAGGATATTGACGAAACTAAAAAAAGAGAATTAGAACTACAACAATCAGTATTAGTAATAGAAGCCCAAAATAAACAACTTCTCGATTTTGCTCATATTGTCTCCCATAATCTAAGATCTCATTCAAGTAATTTAGAAATGGTTATAGATGTACTGGAGACTGTAAAAAACAATTCAGACCGCGAGCATATTTTGGAAAACTTACATGATATTTCTAGAAAACTCTCGGAAACTATTAATAACCTAAATGATGTAGTCACCATAAAAACTGCGTTAAATGACAAGTTAAAGCCTATTGATTTAGAACAACATTTATTAAATGTCTGTGGATCTATAGGTGAAATTATAAAAAGAGAAAATGCTACAATAACTCATGATTTCACCATTGGCAAAAACATAAAGCACATACCTGCCTATATCGATAGTATTTTACTTAATTTACTAACTAATGCAATCAAATATAAACACCCTAAACGCCATCCAATTATTCATGTATTTACTACTGTAGTCGATAATAAATTACAGTTGCATGTTAAAGATAATGGATCAGGTATTGATTTAGATTTACATGGCAACAAACTATTCGGAATGTATAAGACGTTTCACGATCATCCAGATGCTAATGGCATAGGATTATTCATTACTAAAAATCAAGTAGAAGCCCTAGGAGGAAATATACTAATTAAAAGTACGCCTGGTATTGGAAGTACTTTTACAATTGCATTTTAA
- a CDS encoding lipoprotein signal peptidase yields MNLKKAALIIFVILLVDQISKLYIKTNFVLGESIEVFSWFKILFIENEGAAWGAKIPGEYGKLILTLFRLCAIIGIGYWLYDSARKKGPSILLTAIALIFAGAFGNIIDSVFYGVIFDDSYYHIATLFAEDPYGTLFHGKVVDMLYFPLIDTTWPDWLPILGGKSFRFFEPVFNIADVAISTGVGILIVFNKKAFPEKKND; encoded by the coding sequence ATGAATCTAAAAAAAGCTGCACTTATCATTTTTGTAATCCTATTAGTGGATCAAATTAGTAAATTGTATATTAAGACCAATTTTGTTTTGGGAGAATCAATAGAAGTTTTTTCATGGTTTAAAATACTATTCATTGAAAATGAGGGAGCTGCATGGGGTGCCAAAATTCCAGGAGAATATGGAAAGCTTATTTTGACACTTTTTCGTTTATGTGCAATCATTGGGATTGGATACTGGTTGTATGATTCAGCACGTAAAAAGGGACCATCCATTTTGTTGACGGCTATTGCACTTATTTTTGCTGGTGCTTTTGGGAATATTATTGATTCTGTATTTTATGGTGTTATTTTTGATGATAGTTATTATCATATTGCCACCCTTTTCGCCGAAGATCCATATGGAACATTGTTCCATGGGAAGGTAGTAGATATGCTTTATTTTCCTCTTATTGATACAACATGGCCAGATTGGTTACCAATATTAGGAGGAAAGAGTTTTAGGTTTTTTGAACCTGTTTTTAATATTGCTGATGTCGCTATTAGTACGGGGGTAGGAATCCTTATCGTGTTTAATAAAAAAGCATTCCCTGAAAAGAAAAATGATTAA
- a CDS encoding response regulator — MKIKKPNICIIDDDRVYVNLISKIIQLRDLAQTIHIFKNGRDALNYFSSLKNVNAKIPDYVFLDVNMPIMDGWQFFEEYAKIDKALRSQMKLYIVSSSVDPRDIIKAKELPDVNGYLLKPLRVVDLEGILRPTILT; from the coding sequence ATGAAAATAAAAAAGCCAAATATTTGTATCATAGACGATGACAGAGTTTATGTGAATCTAATTTCAAAAATCATCCAATTACGTGATCTAGCGCAAACAATACATATTTTTAAAAATGGAAGAGATGCGTTAAATTATTTCTCATCCCTAAAAAATGTAAATGCCAAAATCCCTGATTATGTATTTCTAGACGTAAACATGCCAATTATGGATGGATGGCAATTCTTTGAAGAATATGCCAAAATTGACAAAGCGCTACGTTCTCAAATGAAACTCTATATCGTAAGTTCAAGTGTAGATCCAAGAGACATCATCAAAGCGAAAGAACTTCCCGACGTAAATGGTTATCTTTTAAAACCTCTTCGAGTAGTTGATCTTGAAGGCATTTTGAGACCTACAATACTAACTTAA
- the ileS gene encoding isoleucine--tRNA ligase, which yields MKFTEYKGLDLPKVAEEILNYWEEQQIFEKSITSREGNDSYVFFEGPPSANGLPGIHHVMARAIKDIFCRYKTQKGFQVKRKAGWDTHGLPVELGVEKELGITKEDIGKKISIEEYNKACKEAVMRYTDVWNDVTRKMGYWVDMKDPYITYKSKYMETVWWLLKQIYDKDLLYKGYTIQPYSPKAGTGLSSHELNQLGCYRDVTDTTVVAQFKAINETLPAFFQGYGEVHFLAWTTTPWTLPSNTALTVGPNIDYVLVRTFNQYTFEPIQVVLAKALVGKQFTGKYTQSEGESDFVNYNSESKKIPYEILVECKGKDLVGVRYEQLLPYALPYEHPENAFRVISGDFVTTEDGTGIVHTAPTFGADDAKVAKEATPEVPPMLVLDENNNPVPLVDLQGRFRSEIDEIGGKYVKNEYYNEGEAPEKSVDVELAIKLKEENKAFKVEKYVHSYPHCWRTDKPVLYYPLDSWFIKITQVKDRMHELNTTINWKPKATGEGRFGNWLQNANDWNLSRSRYWGIPLPIWRTEDGKEECIIGSVEELKVAMIRSVEAGFMQADLFEDFEVGNMSEENYDKVDLHKNVVDAIVLVSPSGKPMKREADLIDVWFDSGAMPYAQWHYPFENKEFIDRRETYPADYIAEGVDQTRGWFYTLHAIGTLVFDSVTYKNVVSNGLVLDKNGHKMSKRLGNAVDPFATLEEYGPDATRWYMISNANPWDNLKFDIEGVAEVRRKFFGTLYNTYSFFSLYANIDNFSYTENEVPLDERPEIDRWILSELNTLIQKVDEAYADYEPTKAARAISDFVQENLSNWYVRLCRRRFWKGEYGQDKISAYQTLYHCLVTVAKLASPIAPFFMDRLYKDLNAVTKIESSESVHLADFPQFVENFVDKSLEGQMEKAQTISSLVLSLRKKEMIKVRQPLQRIMIPVLDEQQKHEIMAVAELIKSEVNVKEVDLLDDASGILVKQIKPNFKVLGPRFGKDMGLIASEIQGFSQESIQNLEREGVLTLEVNGKSINLGLEDVEISSQDIEGWLVANSGSITVALDVTITEELRKEGIARELVNRIQNLRKEAGFEVTDKIDIKLQKDGSVEQAVISNLAYIKAETLTADLVFEELIENGTEVAFDEVTTRIVIEKH from the coding sequence ATGAAGTTTACAGAGTATAAAGGACTCGATTTACCCAAAGTAGCTGAAGAAATTCTTAACTATTGGGAAGAACAACAGATTTTTGAAAAAAGTATCACAAGCCGTGAAGGTAATGATTCCTATGTGTTTTTTGAAGGCCCCCCTTCCGCTAATGGCCTTCCTGGAATCCATCATGTTATGGCTCGTGCTATTAAAGATATTTTTTGTCGTTATAAAACCCAAAAAGGGTTTCAAGTTAAGCGCAAAGCAGGGTGGGATACACATGGACTGCCCGTAGAACTGGGAGTGGAAAAAGAATTGGGAATTACGAAGGAGGATATTGGTAAGAAGATTTCAATTGAAGAGTATAATAAAGCTTGTAAAGAGGCTGTAATGCGTTATACAGATGTTTGGAATGATGTAACCAGGAAAATGGGCTATTGGGTAGATATGAAAGATCCTTATATAACCTATAAGTCCAAATATATGGAAACTGTATGGTGGCTACTTAAACAAATATATGATAAGGATCTATTGTATAAAGGGTATACTATTCAACCATATTCTCCAAAGGCAGGTACTGGATTGAGTTCTCATGAGCTAAATCAACTTGGATGTTATAGAGATGTGACAGATACAACAGTTGTAGCTCAATTTAAGGCTATAAATGAAACCTTACCGGCTTTTTTTCAAGGTTATGGAGAGGTACATTTTTTGGCTTGGACAACTACTCCATGGACGTTGCCATCTAATACCGCTTTGACAGTAGGGCCAAATATAGATTACGTCTTGGTTAGGACTTTTAATCAATACACTTTTGAGCCAATTCAAGTAGTTTTAGCTAAGGCTTTGGTAGGTAAGCAATTCACGGGTAAATATACTCAATCAGAAGGCGAAAGTGATTTTGTAAATTATAATTCAGAGTCAAAGAAAATCCCCTATGAAATATTAGTAGAGTGTAAAGGAAAAGATTTAGTAGGTGTTCGCTATGAGCAATTATTACCATACGCATTACCATATGAGCATCCAGAAAATGCATTTCGAGTAATTTCTGGAGACTTTGTAACTACGGAGGATGGTACAGGTATAGTTCATACAGCCCCTACTTTTGGTGCAGATGATGCAAAGGTGGCTAAAGAAGCTACACCTGAGGTACCTCCAATGCTTGTTTTGGATGAAAATAACAATCCTGTTCCTTTAGTTGATTTACAGGGTCGATTTCGAAGTGAAATAGATGAGATTGGCGGGAAGTATGTCAAAAATGAGTATTATAATGAAGGAGAGGCACCTGAAAAATCAGTAGATGTTGAGTTGGCTATTAAGCTGAAAGAAGAGAACAAGGCTTTTAAGGTAGAAAAATATGTTCACAGTTATCCGCATTGCTGGCGAACTGATAAACCAGTATTATATTATCCCCTTGATTCTTGGTTTATAAAAATAACTCAAGTCAAGGATAGAATGCATGAGCTTAACACCACTATTAATTGGAAACCTAAAGCAACAGGAGAAGGGCGTTTTGGGAATTGGTTGCAAAATGCAAATGATTGGAATCTTTCACGTTCTCGCTATTGGGGTATTCCTTTACCTATTTGGCGTACTGAAGATGGAAAGGAAGAGTGCATAATAGGTTCGGTTGAAGAATTGAAAGTGGCCATGATTAGATCAGTTGAAGCGGGATTTATGCAAGCTGATTTATTTGAAGATTTCGAAGTTGGTAATATGAGTGAAGAAAACTATGACAAAGTGGATCTTCACAAGAATGTGGTAGATGCAATTGTTTTAGTTTCACCTTCTGGAAAACCTATGAAACGTGAAGCTGATTTGATTGATGTTTGGTTTGATTCTGGAGCAATGCCATATGCGCAATGGCACTATCCTTTTGAGAATAAGGAGTTTATAGATAGAAGAGAGACTTATCCAGCGGATTATATTGCTGAAGGTGTCGATCAAACTCGAGGATGGTTCTATACCTTACATGCTATTGGAACCTTGGTGTTTGATTCTGTGACTTATAAAAATGTCGTTTCAAATGGTCTTGTATTAGATAAGAATGGTCATAAAATGTCCAAGCGTCTAGGTAATGCTGTAGATCCATTTGCCACGTTAGAGGAATATGGTCCAGATGCTACTCGTTGGTACATGATATCCAATGCGAACCCATGGGATAACCTGAAGTTTGATATTGAAGGAGTGGCTGAAGTCCGTAGAAAGTTTTTTGGGACATTGTATAACACCTATTCGTTCTTTAGTTTGTATGCCAATATAGATAATTTTAGCTATACTGAAAATGAAGTACCACTTGATGAACGGCCTGAAATTGATAGATGGATATTATCAGAATTGAATACATTGATTCAGAAGGTAGATGAGGCCTACGCTGATTATGAACCAACAAAAGCAGCTCGTGCTATTTCTGATTTTGTACAAGAAAATTTGAGTAACTGGTATGTACGCCTATGTCGTCGTCGTTTTTGGAAAGGTGAATATGGTCAAGATAAAATATCTGCTTATCAAACTTTATATCATTGTTTAGTGACAGTAGCTAAATTAGCTTCTCCTATTGCTCCTTTCTTTATGGATCGATTGTATAAAGATTTGAATGCTGTGACAAAAATAGAGTCTTCGGAAAGTGTTCACTTGGCTGATTTTCCGCAATTTGTCGAAAACTTTGTTGATAAATCTCTAGAAGGACAGATGGAGAAGGCGCAAACAATTTCATCTTTGGTGCTATCTTTACGAAAGAAAGAAATGATAAAGGTTCGTCAACCTTTGCAGAGGATAATGATTCCTGTATTAGATGAACAACAGAAACATGAAATCATGGCTGTAGCGGAACTTATCAAGTCTGAGGTAAATGTAAAAGAGGTTGATTTACTTGATGATGCATCAGGTATTTTGGTAAAGCAAATAAAGCCAAACTTTAAAGTTCTTGGCCCTCGCTTTGGTAAGGATATGGGGTTGATTGCTAGTGAGATACAAGGTTTCTCTCAAGAAAGTATCCAAAATCTTGAAAGAGAAGGTGTATTGACCTTAGAAGTTAATGGGAAAAGTATTAATTTAGGCTTGGAAGATGTAGAGATATCTTCTCAGGATATAGAAGGCTGGTTGGTAGCCAATTCGGGTTCAATTACTGTGGCGTTGGATGTTACAATAACTGAAGAATTACGAAAGGAAGGGATTGCCAGAGAGCTAGTGAACCGTATTCAAAACTTGAGAAAAGAAGCAGGTTTTGAAGTGACTGATAAAATTGACATCAAGCTTCAAAAGGATGGATCTGTTGAGCAGGCGGTAATAAGTAACTTAGCGTACATTAAGGCCGAAACACTTACTGCAGATCTTGTATTCGAAGAATTGATAGAAAATGGTACGGAAGTTGCTTTTGATGAAGTGACTACACGAATAGTTATTGAAAAACATTAA
- the recO gene encoding DNA repair protein RecO, which yields MLVSTKAIVLSAVKYGDSSLIVKCFTELSGVKSYLVKGVLSAKRGKIKPAYFQPLSQLEVVANHKNKGTLEYFKEVKMSYHYQNMHIDMGKNTMSLFLAEVLSHTIKEEEPNLDLFAYLENAFQWMDLHSQIANFHLYLLIQLTRFLGFFPGEYLNDARYFDLQEGVFTSIPLSEAFLVIEDFSEFPMLLGINFDAIETIKITRKQRQLLLKSILHYYELHLDDFKRPKSLEVLNEVFN from the coding sequence ATGCTTGTTTCTACTAAAGCAATTGTTTTATCTGCAGTAAAGTATGGAGATAGTAGTCTTATCGTAAAGTGTTTTACCGAGCTGTCGGGGGTGAAAAGCTATTTAGTCAAAGGGGTTTTGTCTGCTAAAAGAGGAAAGATTAAACCTGCCTATTTTCAGCCATTAAGTCAGTTGGAAGTTGTTGCTAATCACAAAAATAAAGGAACATTAGAGTACTTTAAGGAAGTTAAAATGTCCTATCATTATCAGAATATGCATATTGATATGGGGAAAAACACGATGTCACTTTTTTTAGCCGAAGTTTTATCACATACCATAAAGGAGGAGGAACCTAATTTAGATTTGTTTGCCTATTTAGAGAATGCTTTTCAATGGATGGATCTACATTCTCAAATAGCTAATTTTCATTTGTATCTATTGATTCAGTTAACTAGGTTTTTAGGATTTTTCCCGGGAGAGTATTTAAATGATGCTCGTTACTTTGATTTGCAGGAAGGTGTTTTTACTTCAATTCCTTTGAGTGAAGCATTTCTTGTGATAGAAGATTTTTCTGAATTTCCGATGTTGTTAGGCATAAATTTTGATGCCATTGAAACAATCAAAATAACAAGAAAGCAGCGTCAATTGCTTTTAAAATCAATACTTCATTATTATGAATTGCATTTAGATGATTTTAAAAGGCCAAAGTCGTTGGAAGTTTTAAATGAAGTATTTAATTAA
- a CDS encoding TraR/DksA family transcriptional regulator: protein METTETKVRYSDKELEEFRVVIEQKIDKAKKDLDLLKSAYMNDGNNGTDDTSPTFKAFEEGSETMSKEANTALAIRQEKFIRDLKNALVRIENKTYGICRVTGKLINKERLKLVPHATLSIEAKNMQS, encoded by the coding sequence ATGGAAACAACAGAAACTAAAGTAAGGTATTCAGATAAAGAACTAGAAGAATTCAGAGTTGTTATTGAGCAAAAAATAGATAAGGCCAAGAAAGATTTGGATTTGCTTAAAAGTGCTTATATGAATGATGGTAATAATGGAACAGATGATACCTCACCTACATTTAAAGCATTTGAAGAAGGTTCAGAAACAATGAGTAAGGAGGCCAATACAGCATTGGCAATAAGACAAGAAAAATTTATACGTGATCTTAAAAATGCTCTTGTGCGTATTGAGAATAAAACCTATGGAATATGCCGTGTTACAGGAAAGCTTATAAATAAAGAAAGATTGAAACTGGTGCCTCATGCGACTCTGAGTATTGAGGCTAAGAATATGCAAAGCTAA
- a CDS encoding TonB-dependent receptor, translating into MKYLIKMRYVACLLCFLWGLKAFSQQIKVIDAETRQPMAGVTVINQDKSKALVTDGKGIVEVGIFTPSDKLIFSHVGYRQKSFTLKELIKLKNVVYLELSSEQLNEVVLSVSKWQQRKKDLPVKIASIRAADIRFTNPQTSADLLQHSGKVFVQKSQLGGGSPMIRGFATNRLLLSVDGVRMNNAIFRGGNIQNVISVDPFSIQKTEVIFGPGSMIYGSDAIGGVMNFYTHDPLLSSNEQPTINGEFNLRYASANFEKTANLKLRMGWQKWASLTTVSVTDFDDLVMGKYGPDEYLRPTYVITKDGQDMLVNNSNPRRQKPSGYSQFNFLQKIKYVPSENTNYQLGLYYTTTSDFSRYDRLIRPRGDGLRSAVWDYGPQSWAMANFQMQRNIATVIYDSFKLTSAYQFFEESRMDRNFGSSDLFTTKENVHAYSVNVDFEKHLTPSWNLFYGSEFIHNRVFSKGNVKDIYSGSMEETASRYPDNSTWESIAFYMNSQYKWRSNLNLLAGIRYNHVFVDAEFDNRFYEFPFSGAHVTAGAITGSLGLSWTPSESWQFTLNGTTAFRAPNIDDVGKIFDSEPGSVVVPNPKLKHEYAYTGELGISKDFGGKLILSAATYYTFLNNALVRRDFHLNGETTIEYQGELSKVQAIQNAAKAHVYGLELGLEAVLTKELHFISNVNWTKGEEELDDKSKAPLRHAAPLFGDAHLVWKEQFFKIDFFTNFNGKIASNDLAPSESAKEYIYAKDNNGRPYVPAWQTINLRTSAQLNKSWETTLTWENITNELYRPYSSGISAAGSNLIIGVRYLF; encoded by the coding sequence ATGAAGTATTTAATTAAGATGAGATATGTAGCATGCCTCCTGTGTTTTTTATGGGGTTTAAAGGCTTTTTCCCAACAAATAAAGGTGATAGATGCTGAAACACGTCAACCTATGGCTGGCGTAACAGTGATTAACCAAGATAAATCTAAAGCTTTAGTGACTGATGGTAAAGGGATTGTGGAGGTTGGTATATTTACTCCTTCAGATAAGTTAATATTTAGTCATGTAGGATATCGTCAAAAATCTTTTACCTTGAAGGAATTGATAAAATTAAAGAATGTAGTTTATCTTGAACTTTCCTCAGAACAACTTAATGAAGTAGTGTTGTCCGTTTCTAAATGGCAACAACGGAAAAAGGATTTACCAGTTAAAATCGCATCCATACGTGCTGCTGACATTCGATTTACAAACCCACAAACATCTGCTGATTTATTACAGCATAGTGGTAAAGTGTTTGTTCAGAAAAGTCAATTAGGTGGAGGTAGCCCAATGATACGTGGTTTTGCAACCAATAGACTACTTTTGTCTGTAGATGGGGTTCGAATGAATAATGCAATATTTAGAGGAGGAAATATTCAAAATGTTATTTCTGTAGATCCATTTTCTATTCAAAAGACAGAAGTCATTTTTGGTCCGGGTTCTATGATTTACGGTAGTGATGCCATTGGGGGTGTTATGAATTTTTACACACATGATCCGTTACTTTCTTCTAACGAACAACCCACAATTAATGGTGAGTTTAACCTGCGATATGCCTCTGCTAACTTCGAAAAAACAGCAAATTTAAAGCTACGTATGGGGTGGCAAAAATGGGCTTCACTTACAACGGTTTCGGTTACTGATTTTGATGATTTAGTAATGGGTAAATATGGTCCTGATGAGTATCTCAGGCCTACCTATGTTATTACTAAAGATGGACAAGACATGTTAGTTAACAATTCTAATCCTAGAAGACAGAAGCCATCTGGATATAGTCAATTTAATTTTTTACAGAAGATAAAGTATGTTCCTTCAGAGAATACTAATTACCAGTTGGGGCTTTATTATACAACAACTTCTGATTTTTCTAGGTATGATAGACTTATTAGGCCTAGAGGTGATGGATTAAGGTCGGCGGTTTGGGATTATGGGCCACAATCATGGGCTATGGCAAATTTCCAGATGCAACGTAACATAGCTACCGTTATTTATGATTCCTTTAAATTGACATCGGCATATCAGTTTTTTGAGGAAAGTAGGATGGATCGTAACTTCGGTTCATCTGATTTGTTTACAACTAAAGAGAATGTGCATGCTTATTCTGTGAATGTAGATTTTGAAAAACACTTGACACCTTCTTGGAATTTATTTTATGGAAGTGAATTTATTCACAATCGTGTTTTTTCCAAAGGCAATGTTAAGGATATTTATAGTGGAAGTATGGAAGAAACAGCTTCTAGATATCCTGATAATTCAACATGGGAAAGTATTGCATTTTATATGAATTCACAATATAAATGGAGGTCTAATTTGAATCTATTGGCTGGTATCCGTTATAATCATGTCTTTGTGGATGCTGAATTTGATAATCGTTTTTATGAGTTTCCATTTAGTGGAGCTCATGTTACTGCAGGCGCAATAACTGGGAGTTTGGGTTTGAGCTGGACTCCAAGTGAGAGTTGGCAGTTTACACTCAATGGAACTACTGCATTTAGGGCTCCAAATATAGATGATGTTGGGAAAATATTTGATTCAGAGCCAGGGTCTGTTGTTGTTCCCAATCCGAAACTTAAGCACGAGTACGCTTACACAGGAGAGTTAGGAATTTCAAAAGACTTTGGGGGGAAGTTAATACTGAGTGCTGCTACTTATTATACGTTTTTGAATAATGCGTTGGTACGAAGAGATTTTCATTTGAATGGAGAAACCACCATAGAATATCAAGGTGAGTTGAGTAAAGTGCAAGCTATACAGAATGCGGCTAAGGCACATGTATATGGTTTAGAGTTAGGTCTTGAAGCGGTATTGACAAAAGAGTTACATTTTATATCAAATGTAAACTGGACTAAAGGAGAGGAGGAATTGGATGATAAGAGTAAGGCTCCGCTTCGTCATGCTGCGCCTCTTTTTGGAGATGCTCATCTTGTTTGGAAGGAACAATTTTTTAAAATTGATTTTTTTACCAATTTTAATGGAAAGATTGCAAGTAATGATCTAGCTCCTTCAGAGAGTGCTAAGGAGTATATTTATGCTAAGGATAATAATGGCAGACCTTATGTCCCAGCCTGGCAAACAATTAACCTTAGAACAAGTGCGCAACTAAATAAGAGTTGGGAAACTACTTTAACTTGGGAGAATATCACAAATGAGCTCTATCGCCCTTATTCTTCAGGTATTTCGGCTGCAGGTAGTAATCTAATAATTGGTGTGCGCTATTTGTTTTGA